Proteins encoded by one window of Leopardus geoffroyi isolate Oge1 chromosome X, O.geoffroyi_Oge1_pat1.0, whole genome shotgun sequence:
- the XG gene encoding glycoprotein Xg isoform X15, producing MRVDSRCFGCRGQEPALSAASVQVNVILIWPMPSMTPSPPRSQAQISTPDRSPHITHSQACPTTVEVSTPDRSPRITHSQACPTTVEVSTPDRSPRITHSQACPTTVEISTPDRSPRITHSQACPTTVEASTPGRGHPRAPSPEVPTAVEVTLGTGTRMTAATRPGPGRPQLAVVATIPTMTATETPMEEGVLDPTLTEIIMAETDTPHMATSKVTR from the exons ATGCGTGTGGATTCTCGTTGTTTCGGGTGCAGAGGACAGGAACCTGCCTTGTCAGCTGCGTCTGTGCAG GTCAACGTGATTTTGATTTGGCCGATGCCCTCGATGACCCCG AGCCCACCAAGAAGCCAAGCTCAG ATATCTACCCCAGACCGAAGCCCCCATATCACCCACAGCCAGGCATGCCCGACAACAGTGGAG GTATCTACCCCAGACCGAAGCCCCCGTATCACCCACAGCCAGGCATGCCCGACAACAGTGGAG GTATCTACCCCAGACCGAAGCCCCCGTATCACCCACAGCCAGGCATGCCCGACAACAGTGGAG ATATCTACCCCAGACCGAAGCCCCCGTATCACCCACAGCCAGGCATGCCCGACAACAGTGGAG GCATCTACCCCCGGCCGAGGCCACCCCCGCGCCCCCAGCCCGGAGGTTCCGACAGCGGTGGAG GTTACTTTGGGAACAGGGACCAGGATGACGGCCGCTACCCGCCCAGGCCCAGGCCGCCCGCAG CTGGCGGTGGTGGCTACTATCCCAACAATGACGGCCACGGAAACGCCTATG GAGGAGGGCGTTCTAGACCCAACTCTTACGGAAATAATTATG gCGGAGACGGATACTCCACATATGGCAACCAGCAAG GTAACACGATAG
- the XG gene encoding glycoprotein Xg isoform X16: MERRWGLFWVAVLGFVLCVQGQRDFDLADALDDPEPTKKPSSDIYPRPKPPYHPQPGMPDNSGGIYPRPKPPYHPQPGMPDNSGGIYPRPRPPPRPQPGGSDSGGGYFGNRDQDDGRYPPRPRPPAAGGGGYYPNNDGHGNAYGGGRSRPNSYGNNYGGDGYSTYGNQQGNTIAKIVSPIVSVLVVMLVGAATGWFQRNRRRNCFRTTEPEHV, encoded by the exons ATGGAGAGGCGCTGGGGACTGTTCTGGGTCGCGgtgctgggctttgtgctgtgCGTGCAAG GTCAACGTGATTTTGATTTGGCCGATGCCCTCGATGACCCCG AGCCCACCAAGAAGCCAAGCTCAG ATATCTACCCCAGACCGAAGCCCCCATATCACCCACAGCCAGGCATGCCCGACAACAGTGGAG GTATCTACCCCAGACCGAAGCCCCCGTATCACCCACAGCCAGGCATGCCCGACAACAGTGGAG GCATCTACCCCCGGCCGAGGCCACCCCCGCGCCCCCAGCCCGGAGGTTCCGACAGCGGTGGAG GTTACTTTGGGAACAGGGACCAGGATGACGGCCGCTACCCGCCCAGGCCCAGGCCGCCCGCAG CTGGCGGTGGTGGCTACTATCCCAACAATGACGGCCACGGAAACGCCTATG GAGGAGGGCGTTCTAGACCCAACTCTTACGGAAATAATTATG gCGGAGACGGATACTCCACATATGGCAACCAGCAAG GTAACACGATAGCGAAAATCGTGTCGCCCATCGTGTCCGTGTTGGTGGTCATGCTGGTGGGTGCTGCCACGGGGTGGTTCCAGCGAAACAGGAGGAGAAATTGTTTCAGGACAACAG
- the XG gene encoding glycoprotein Xg isoform X11 has translation MERRWGLFWVAVLGFVLCVQGQRDFDLADALDDPEPTKKPSSDIYPRPKPPYHPQPGMPDNSGGIYPRPKPPYHPQPGMPDNSGGIYPRPKPPYHPQPGMPDNSGGIYPRPRPPPRPQPGGSDSGGGYFGNRDQDDGRYPPRPRPPAAGGGGYYPNNDGHGNAYGGGRSRPNSYGNNYGGDGYSTYGNQQGNTIAKIVSPIVSVLVVMLVGAATGWFQRNRRRNCFRTTEPEHV, from the exons ATGGAGAGGCGCTGGGGACTGTTCTGGGTCGCGgtgctgggctttgtgctgtgCGTGCAAG GTCAACGTGATTTTGATTTGGCCGATGCCCTCGATGACCCCG AGCCCACCAAGAAGCCAAGCTCAG ATATCTACCCCAGACCGAAGCCCCCATATCACCCACAGCCAGGCATGCCCGACAACAGTGGAG GTATCTACCCCAGACCGAAGCCCCCGTATCACCCACAGCCAGGCATGCCCGACAACAGTGGAG GTATCTACCCCAGACCGAAGCCCCCGTATCACCCACAGCCAGGCATGCCCGACAACAGTGGAG GCATCTACCCCCGGCCGAGGCCACCCCCGCGCCCCCAGCCCGGAGGTTCCGACAGCGGTGGAG GTTACTTTGGGAACAGGGACCAGGATGACGGCCGCTACCCGCCCAGGCCCAGGCCGCCCGCAG CTGGCGGTGGTGGCTACTATCCCAACAATGACGGCCACGGAAACGCCTATG GAGGAGGGCGTTCTAGACCCAACTCTTACGGAAATAATTATG gCGGAGACGGATACTCCACATATGGCAACCAGCAAG GTAACACGATAGCGAAAATCGTGTCGCCCATCGTGTCCGTGTTGGTGGTCATGCTGGTGGGTGCTGCCACGGGGTGGTTCCAGCGAAACAGGAGGAGAAATTGTTTCAGGACAACAG
- the XG gene encoding glycoprotein Xg isoform X12 encodes MERRWGLFWVAVLGFVLCVQGQRDFDLADALDDPEPTKKPSSDIYPRPKPPYHPQPGMPDNSGGIYPRPKPPYHPQPGMPDNSGDIYPRPKPPYHPQPGMPDNSGGIYPRPRPPPRPQPGGSDSGGGYFGNRDQDDGRYPPRPRPPAAGGGGYYPNNDGHGNAYGGGRSRPNSYGNNYGGDGYSTYGNQQGNTIAKIVSPIVSVLVVMLVGAATGWFQRNRRRNCFRTTEPEHV; translated from the exons ATGGAGAGGCGCTGGGGACTGTTCTGGGTCGCGgtgctgggctttgtgctgtgCGTGCAAG GTCAACGTGATTTTGATTTGGCCGATGCCCTCGATGACCCCG AGCCCACCAAGAAGCCAAGCTCAG ATATCTACCCCAGACCGAAGCCCCCATATCACCCACAGCCAGGCATGCCCGACAACAGTGGAG GTATCTACCCCAGACCGAAGCCCCCGTATCACCCACAGCCAGGCATGCCCGACAACAGTGGAG ATATCTACCCCAGACCGAAGCCCCCGTATCACCCACAGCCAGGCATGCCCGACAACAGTGGAG GCATCTACCCCCGGCCGAGGCCACCCCCGCGCCCCCAGCCCGGAGGTTCCGACAGCGGTGGAG GTTACTTTGGGAACAGGGACCAGGATGACGGCCGCTACCCGCCCAGGCCCAGGCCGCCCGCAG CTGGCGGTGGTGGCTACTATCCCAACAATGACGGCCACGGAAACGCCTATG GAGGAGGGCGTTCTAGACCCAACTCTTACGGAAATAATTATG gCGGAGACGGATACTCCACATATGGCAACCAGCAAG GTAACACGATAGCGAAAATCGTGTCGCCCATCGTGTCCGTGTTGGTGGTCATGCTGGTGGGTGCTGCCACGGGGTGGTTCCAGCGAAACAGGAGGAGAAATTGTTTCAGGACAACAG
- the XG gene encoding glycoprotein Xg isoform X6 produces MERRWGLFWVAVLGFVLCVQGQRDFDLADALDDPEPTKKPSSDIYPRPKPPYHPQPGMPDNSGGIYPRPKPPYHPQPGMPDNSGGIYPRPKPPYHPQPGMPDNSGDIYPRPKPPYHPQPGMPDNSGGIYPRPRPPPRPQPGGSDSGGGYFGNRDQDDGRYPPRPRPPAAGGGGYYPNNDGHGNAYGGGRSRPNSYGNNYGGDGYSTYGNQQGNTIAKIVSPIVSVLVVMLVGAATGWFQRNRRRNCFRTTEPEHV; encoded by the exons ATGGAGAGGCGCTGGGGACTGTTCTGGGTCGCGgtgctgggctttgtgctgtgCGTGCAAG GTCAACGTGATTTTGATTTGGCCGATGCCCTCGATGACCCCG AGCCCACCAAGAAGCCAAGCTCAG ATATCTACCCCAGACCGAAGCCCCCATATCACCCACAGCCAGGCATGCCCGACAACAGTGGAG GTATCTACCCCAGACCGAAGCCCCCGTATCACCCACAGCCAGGCATGCCCGACAACAGTGGAG GTATCTACCCCAGACCGAAGCCCCCGTATCACCCACAGCCAGGCATGCCCGACAACAGTGGAG ATATCTACCCCAGACCGAAGCCCCCGTATCACCCACAGCCAGGCATGCCCGACAACAGTGGAG GCATCTACCCCCGGCCGAGGCCACCCCCGCGCCCCCAGCCCGGAGGTTCCGACAGCGGTGGAG GTTACTTTGGGAACAGGGACCAGGATGACGGCCGCTACCCGCCCAGGCCCAGGCCGCCCGCAG CTGGCGGTGGTGGCTACTATCCCAACAATGACGGCCACGGAAACGCCTATG GAGGAGGGCGTTCTAGACCCAACTCTTACGGAAATAATTATG gCGGAGACGGATACTCCACATATGGCAACCAGCAAG GTAACACGATAGCGAAAATCGTGTCGCCCATCGTGTCCGTGTTGGTGGTCATGCTGGTGGGTGCTGCCACGGGGTGGTTCCAGCGAAACAGGAGGAGAAATTGTTTCAGGACAACAG
- the XG gene encoding glycoprotein Xg isoform X10, whose translation MERRWGLFWVAVLGFVLCVQGQRDFDLADALDDPEPTKKPSSDIYPRPKPPYHPQPGMPDNSGGIYPRPKPPYHPQPGMPDNSGGIYPRPKPPYHPQPGMPDNSGDIYPRPKPPYHPQPGMPDNSGGIYPRPRPPPRPQPGGSDSGGAGGGGYYPNNDGHGNAYGGGRSRPNSYGNNYGGDGYSTYGNQQGNTIAKIVSPIVSVLVVMLVGAATGWFQRNRRRNCFRTTEPEHV comes from the exons ATGGAGAGGCGCTGGGGACTGTTCTGGGTCGCGgtgctgggctttgtgctgtgCGTGCAAG GTCAACGTGATTTTGATTTGGCCGATGCCCTCGATGACCCCG AGCCCACCAAGAAGCCAAGCTCAG ATATCTACCCCAGACCGAAGCCCCCATATCACCCACAGCCAGGCATGCCCGACAACAGTGGAG GTATCTACCCCAGACCGAAGCCCCCGTATCACCCACAGCCAGGCATGCCCGACAACAGTGGAG GTATCTACCCCAGACCGAAGCCCCCGTATCACCCACAGCCAGGCATGCCCGACAACAGTGGAG ATATCTACCCCAGACCGAAGCCCCCGTATCACCCACAGCCAGGCATGCCCGACAACAGTGGAG GCATCTACCCCCGGCCGAGGCCACCCCCGCGCCCCCAGCCCGGAGGTTCCGACAGCGGTGGAG CTGGCGGTGGTGGCTACTATCCCAACAATGACGGCCACGGAAACGCCTATG GAGGAGGGCGTTCTAGACCCAACTCTTACGGAAATAATTATG gCGGAGACGGATACTCCACATATGGCAACCAGCAAG GTAACACGATAGCGAAAATCGTGTCGCCCATCGTGTCCGTGTTGGTGGTCATGCTGGTGGGTGCTGCCACGGGGTGGTTCCAGCGAAACAGGAGGAGAAATTGTTTCAGGACAACAG
- the XG gene encoding glycoprotein Xg isoform X9, translating into MERRWGLFWVAVLGFVLCVQGQRDFDLADALDDPEPTKKPSSDIYPRPKPPYHPQPGMPDNSGGIYPRPKPPYHPQPGMPDNSGGIYPRPKPPYHPQPGMPDNSGDIYPRPKPPYHPQPGMPDNSGGIYPRPRPPPRPQPGGSDSGGGYFGNRDQDDGRYPPRPRPPAAGGGGYYPNNDGHGNAYGGDGYSTYGNQQGNTIAKIVSPIVSVLVVMLVGAATGWFQRNRRRNCFRTTEPEHV; encoded by the exons ATGGAGAGGCGCTGGGGACTGTTCTGGGTCGCGgtgctgggctttgtgctgtgCGTGCAAG GTCAACGTGATTTTGATTTGGCCGATGCCCTCGATGACCCCG AGCCCACCAAGAAGCCAAGCTCAG ATATCTACCCCAGACCGAAGCCCCCATATCACCCACAGCCAGGCATGCCCGACAACAGTGGAG GTATCTACCCCAGACCGAAGCCCCCGTATCACCCACAGCCAGGCATGCCCGACAACAGTGGAG GTATCTACCCCAGACCGAAGCCCCCGTATCACCCACAGCCAGGCATGCCCGACAACAGTGGAG ATATCTACCCCAGACCGAAGCCCCCGTATCACCCACAGCCAGGCATGCCCGACAACAGTGGAG GCATCTACCCCCGGCCGAGGCCACCCCCGCGCCCCCAGCCCGGAGGTTCCGACAGCGGTGGAG GTTACTTTGGGAACAGGGACCAGGATGACGGCCGCTACCCGCCCAGGCCCAGGCCGCCCGCAG CTGGCGGTGGTGGCTACTATCCCAACAATGACGGCCACGGAAACGCCTATG gCGGAGACGGATACTCCACATATGGCAACCAGCAAG GTAACACGATAGCGAAAATCGTGTCGCCCATCGTGTCCGTGTTGGTGGTCATGCTGGTGGGTGCTGCCACGGGGTGGTTCCAGCGAAACAGGAGGAGAAATTGTTTCAGGACAACAG
- the XG gene encoding glycoprotein Xg isoform X14 → MERRWGLFWVAVLGFVLCVQGQRDFDLADALDDPEPTKKPSSDIYPRPKPPYHPQPGMPDNSGGIYPRPKPPYHPQPGMPDNSGGIYPRPKPPYHPQPGMPDNSGDIYPRPKPPYHPQPGMPDNSGGIYPRPRPPPRPQPGGSDSGGAGGGGYYPNNDGHGNAYGGDGYSTYGNQQGNTIAKIVSPIVSVLVVMLVGAATGWFQRNRRRNCFRTTEPEHV, encoded by the exons ATGGAGAGGCGCTGGGGACTGTTCTGGGTCGCGgtgctgggctttgtgctgtgCGTGCAAG GTCAACGTGATTTTGATTTGGCCGATGCCCTCGATGACCCCG AGCCCACCAAGAAGCCAAGCTCAG ATATCTACCCCAGACCGAAGCCCCCATATCACCCACAGCCAGGCATGCCCGACAACAGTGGAG GTATCTACCCCAGACCGAAGCCCCCGTATCACCCACAGCCAGGCATGCCCGACAACAGTGGAG GTATCTACCCCAGACCGAAGCCCCCGTATCACCCACAGCCAGGCATGCCCGACAACAGTGGAG ATATCTACCCCAGACCGAAGCCCCCGTATCACCCACAGCCAGGCATGCCCGACAACAGTGGAG GCATCTACCCCCGGCCGAGGCCACCCCCGCGCCCCCAGCCCGGAGGTTCCGACAGCGGTGGAG CTGGCGGTGGTGGCTACTATCCCAACAATGACGGCCACGGAAACGCCTATG gCGGAGACGGATACTCCACATATGGCAACCAGCAAG GTAACACGATAGCGAAAATCGTGTCGCCCATCGTGTCCGTGTTGGTGGTCATGCTGGTGGGTGCTGCCACGGGGTGGTTCCAGCGAAACAGGAGGAGAAATTGTTTCAGGACAACAG
- the XG gene encoding glycoprotein Xg isoform X13, with translation MWSPPGTCPPGLATSFPSSLSLQTQTASLRGLRKSPVNVILIWPMPSMTPSPPRSQAQISTPDRSPHITHSQACPTTVEVSTPDRSPRITHSQACPTTVEVSTPDRSPRITHSQACPTTVEISTPDRSPRITHSQACPTTVEASTPGRGHPRAPSPEVPTAVEVTLGTGTRMTAATRPGPGRPQLAVVATIPTMTATETPMEEGVLDPTLTEIIMAETDTPHMATSKVTR, from the exons ATGTGGAGCCCGCCCGGGACGTGCCCCCCTGGGCTCgccacctccttcccttcctcgcTGTCCTTGCAAACGCAAACTGCCAGCCTCCGCGGATTGCGAAAGAGCCCG GTCAACGTGATTTTGATTTGGCCGATGCCCTCGATGACCCCG AGCCCACCAAGAAGCCAAGCTCAG ATATCTACCCCAGACCGAAGCCCCCATATCACCCACAGCCAGGCATGCCCGACAACAGTGGAG GTATCTACCCCAGACCGAAGCCCCCGTATCACCCACAGCCAGGCATGCCCGACAACAGTGGAG GTATCTACCCCAGACCGAAGCCCCCGTATCACCCACAGCCAGGCATGCCCGACAACAGTGGAG ATATCTACCCCAGACCGAAGCCCCCGTATCACCCACAGCCAGGCATGCCCGACAACAGTGGAG GCATCTACCCCCGGCCGAGGCCACCCCCGCGCCCCCAGCCCGGAGGTTCCGACAGCGGTGGAG GTTACTTTGGGAACAGGGACCAGGATGACGGCCGCTACCCGCCCAGGCCCAGGCCGCCCGCAG CTGGCGGTGGTGGCTACTATCCCAACAATGACGGCCACGGAAACGCCTATG GAGGAGGGCGTTCTAGACCCAACTCTTACGGAAATAATTATG gCGGAGACGGATACTCCACATATGGCAACCAGCAAG GTAACACGATAG
- the XG gene encoding glycoprotein Xg isoform X8, which yields MVTDPHAAVCGRPASCKCTIAQSHVGRAQTHVIPFMEASSLGRSADAGANRVLVPWVGLVWVCFANTGLFWKQRRWLQRGSSCVSFANTGTFWKQVNVILIWPMPSMTPSPPRSQAQISTPDRSPHITHSQACPTTVEVSTPDRSPRITHSQACPTTVEASTPGRGHPRAPSPEVPTAVEVTLGTGTRMTAATRPGPGRPQLAVVATIPTMTATETPMEEGVLDPTLTEIIMAETDTPHMATSKVTR from the exons ATGGTAACTGACCCACATGCTGCCGTGTGCGGAAGGCCTGCCTCGTGCAAATGCACGATCGCCCAGAGTCACGTGGGCCGAGCTCAGACACATGTGATTCCCTTCATGGAGGCATCTAGTCTCGGCCGGTCTGCAGACGCAGGAGCAAACCGAGTCCTGGTCCCTTGGGTCGGGCTGGTCTGGGTGTGCTTTGCAAACACTGGACTCTTCTGGAAACAGAGGCGGTGGCTGCAGAGAGGTTCTTCATGTGTCTCCTTTGCAAACACTGGAACCTTCTGGAAACAG GTCAACGTGATTTTGATTTGGCCGATGCCCTCGATGACCCCG AGCCCACCAAGAAGCCAAGCTCAG ATATCTACCCCAGACCGAAGCCCCCATATCACCCACAGCCAGGCATGCCCGACAACAGTGGAG GTATCTACCCCAGACCGAAGCCCCCGTATCACCCACAGCCAGGCATGCCCGACAACAGTGGAG GCATCTACCCCCGGCCGAGGCCACCCCCGCGCCCCCAGCCCGGAGGTTCCGACAGCGGTGGAG GTTACTTTGGGAACAGGGACCAGGATGACGGCCGCTACCCGCCCAGGCCCAGGCCGCCCGCAG CTGGCGGTGGTGGCTACTATCCCAACAATGACGGCCACGGAAACGCCTATG GAGGAGGGCGTTCTAGACCCAACTCTTACGGAAATAATTATG gCGGAGACGGATACTCCACATATGGCAACCAGCAAG GTAACACGATAG
- the XG gene encoding glycoprotein Xg isoform X3 → MEASSLGRSADAGANRVLVPWVGLVWVCFANTGLFWKQRRWLQRGSSCVSFANTGTFWKQVNVILIWPMPSMTPSPPRSQAQISTPDRSPHITHSQACPTTVEVSTPDRSPRITHSQACPTTVEVSTPDRSPRITHSQACPTTVEISTPDRSPRITHSQACPTTVEASTPGRGHPRAPSPEVPTAVELAVVATIPTMTATETPMEEGVLDPTLTEIIMAETDTPHMATSKVTR, encoded by the exons ATGGAGGCATCTAGTCTCGGCCGGTCTGCAGACGCAGGAGCAAACCGAGTCCTGGTCCCTTGGGTCGGGCTGGTCTGGGTGTGCTTTGCAAACACTGGACTCTTCTGGAAACAGAGGCGGTGGCTGCAGAGAGGTTCTTCATGTGTCTCCTTTGCAAACACTGGAACCTTCTGGAAACAG GTCAACGTGATTTTGATTTGGCCGATGCCCTCGATGACCCCG AGCCCACCAAGAAGCCAAGCTCAG ATATCTACCCCAGACCGAAGCCCCCATATCACCCACAGCCAGGCATGCCCGACAACAGTGGAG GTATCTACCCCAGACCGAAGCCCCCGTATCACCCACAGCCAGGCATGCCCGACAACAGTGGAG GTATCTACCCCAGACCGAAGCCCCCGTATCACCCACAGCCAGGCATGCCCGACAACAGTGGAG ATATCTACCCCAGACCGAAGCCCCCGTATCACCCACAGCCAGGCATGCCCGACAACAGTGGAG GCATCTACCCCCGGCCGAGGCCACCCCCGCGCCCCCAGCCCGGAGGTTCCGACAGCGGTGGAG CTGGCGGTGGTGGCTACTATCCCAACAATGACGGCCACGGAAACGCCTATG GAGGAGGGCGTTCTAGACCCAACTCTTACGGAAATAATTATG gCGGAGACGGATACTCCACATATGGCAACCAGCAAG GTAACACGATAG
- the XG gene encoding glycoprotein Xg isoform X2 yields MEASSLGRSADAGANRVLVPWVGLVWVCFANTGLFWKQRRWLQRGSSCVSFANTGTFWKQVNVILIWPMPSMTPSPPRSQAQISTPDRSPHITHSQACPTTVEVSTPDRSPRITHSQACPTTVEVSTPDRSPRITHSQACPTTVEISTPDRSPRITHSQACPTTVEASTPGRGHPRAPSPEVPTAVEVTLGTGTRMTAATRPGPGRPQLAVVATIPTMTATETPMAETDTPHMATSKVTR; encoded by the exons ATGGAGGCATCTAGTCTCGGCCGGTCTGCAGACGCAGGAGCAAACCGAGTCCTGGTCCCTTGGGTCGGGCTGGTCTGGGTGTGCTTTGCAAACACTGGACTCTTCTGGAAACAGAGGCGGTGGCTGCAGAGAGGTTCTTCATGTGTCTCCTTTGCAAACACTGGAACCTTCTGGAAACAG GTCAACGTGATTTTGATTTGGCCGATGCCCTCGATGACCCCG AGCCCACCAAGAAGCCAAGCTCAG ATATCTACCCCAGACCGAAGCCCCCATATCACCCACAGCCAGGCATGCCCGACAACAGTGGAG GTATCTACCCCAGACCGAAGCCCCCGTATCACCCACAGCCAGGCATGCCCGACAACAGTGGAG GTATCTACCCCAGACCGAAGCCCCCGTATCACCCACAGCCAGGCATGCCCGACAACAGTGGAG ATATCTACCCCAGACCGAAGCCCCCGTATCACCCACAGCCAGGCATGCCCGACAACAGTGGAG GCATCTACCCCCGGCCGAGGCCACCCCCGCGCCCCCAGCCCGGAGGTTCCGACAGCGGTGGAG GTTACTTTGGGAACAGGGACCAGGATGACGGCCGCTACCCGCCCAGGCCCAGGCCGCCCGCAG CTGGCGGTGGTGGCTACTATCCCAACAATGACGGCCACGGAAACGCCTATG gCGGAGACGGATACTCCACATATGGCAACCAGCAAG GTAACACGATAG
- the XG gene encoding glycoprotein Xg isoform X1: MEASSLGRSADAGANRVLVPWVGLVWVCFANTGLFWKQRRWLQRGSSCVSFANTGTFWKQVNVILIWPMPSMTPSPPRSQAQISTPDRSPHITHSQACPTTVEVSTPDRSPRITHSQACPTTVEVSTPDRSPRITHSQACPTTVEISTPDRSPRITHSQACPTTVEASTPGRGHPRAPSPEVPTAVEVTLGTGTRMTAATRPGPGRPQLAVVATIPTMTATETPMEEGVLDPTLTEIIMAETDTPHMATSKVTR, encoded by the exons ATGGAGGCATCTAGTCTCGGCCGGTCTGCAGACGCAGGAGCAAACCGAGTCCTGGTCCCTTGGGTCGGGCTGGTCTGGGTGTGCTTTGCAAACACTGGACTCTTCTGGAAACAGAGGCGGTGGCTGCAGAGAGGTTCTTCATGTGTCTCCTTTGCAAACACTGGAACCTTCTGGAAACAG GTCAACGTGATTTTGATTTGGCCGATGCCCTCGATGACCCCG AGCCCACCAAGAAGCCAAGCTCAG ATATCTACCCCAGACCGAAGCCCCCATATCACCCACAGCCAGGCATGCCCGACAACAGTGGAG GTATCTACCCCAGACCGAAGCCCCCGTATCACCCACAGCCAGGCATGCCCGACAACAGTGGAG GTATCTACCCCAGACCGAAGCCCCCGTATCACCCACAGCCAGGCATGCCCGACAACAGTGGAG ATATCTACCCCAGACCGAAGCCCCCGTATCACCCACAGCCAGGCATGCCCGACAACAGTGGAG GCATCTACCCCCGGCCGAGGCCACCCCCGCGCCCCCAGCCCGGAGGTTCCGACAGCGGTGGAG GTTACTTTGGGAACAGGGACCAGGATGACGGCCGCTACCCGCCCAGGCCCAGGCCGCCCGCAG CTGGCGGTGGTGGCTACTATCCCAACAATGACGGCCACGGAAACGCCTATG GAGGAGGGCGTTCTAGACCCAACTCTTACGGAAATAATTATG gCGGAGACGGATACTCCACATATGGCAACCAGCAAG GTAACACGATAG
- the XG gene encoding glycoprotein Xg isoform X4: protein MEASSLGRSADAGANRVLVPWVGLVWVCFANTGLFWKQRRWLQRGSSCVSFANTGTFWKQVNVILIWPMPSMTPSPPRSQAQISTPDRSPHITHSQACPTTVEVSTPDRSPRITHSQACPTTVEVSTPDRSPRITHSQACPTTVEASTPGRGHPRAPSPEVPTAVEVTLGTGTRMTAATRPGPGRPQLAVVATIPTMTATETPMEEGVLDPTLTEIIMAETDTPHMATSKVTR from the exons ATGGAGGCATCTAGTCTCGGCCGGTCTGCAGACGCAGGAGCAAACCGAGTCCTGGTCCCTTGGGTCGGGCTGGTCTGGGTGTGCTTTGCAAACACTGGACTCTTCTGGAAACAGAGGCGGTGGCTGCAGAGAGGTTCTTCATGTGTCTCCTTTGCAAACACTGGAACCTTCTGGAAACAG GTCAACGTGATTTTGATTTGGCCGATGCCCTCGATGACCCCG AGCCCACCAAGAAGCCAAGCTCAG ATATCTACCCCAGACCGAAGCCCCCATATCACCCACAGCCAGGCATGCCCGACAACAGTGGAG GTATCTACCCCAGACCGAAGCCCCCGTATCACCCACAGCCAGGCATGCCCGACAACAGTGGAG GTATCTACCCCAGACCGAAGCCCCCGTATCACCCACAGCCAGGCATGCCCGACAACAGTGGAG GCATCTACCCCCGGCCGAGGCCACCCCCGCGCCCCCAGCCCGGAGGTTCCGACAGCGGTGGAG GTTACTTTGGGAACAGGGACCAGGATGACGGCCGCTACCCGCCCAGGCCCAGGCCGCCCGCAG CTGGCGGTGGTGGCTACTATCCCAACAATGACGGCCACGGAAACGCCTATG GAGGAGGGCGTTCTAGACCCAACTCTTACGGAAATAATTATG gCGGAGACGGATACTCCACATATGGCAACCAGCAAG GTAACACGATAG